The following proteins are co-located in the Bosea sp. AS-1 genome:
- a CDS encoding HupE/UreJ family protein — protein MKQSSLAGRRKLRALLIILLAAMFGLFGLNAALAHAVAEGDKGYIQEITGVNIVPFVYLGAKHMVTGYDHILFLFGVIFFLYRLKHIAIYVSLFAIGHSTTMLLGVYFNVGINSYIIDAIIGLSVLYKALDNMGAFQRWLGFQPNTKVATLIFGLFHGFGLSTKILEYSISPDGLVPNLLAFNVGVEIGQLTALATILIVMGFWRRTNSFWRNAYAANTVMLTAGFVLIGYQLTGYFISQV, from the coding sequence ATGAAACAATCCTCATTGGCGGGGCGTCGCAAGCTGCGCGCTCTGCTCATAATCCTGCTCGCTGCGATGTTCGGGCTCTTCGGCCTGAACGCTGCGCTCGCCCATGCCGTCGCCGAAGGCGACAAGGGTTACATCCAGGAGATCACGGGGGTGAACATCGTCCCCTTCGTCTATCTCGGGGCCAAGCACATGGTGACGGGATACGACCATATCCTGTTCCTTTTTGGGGTGATCTTCTTCCTCTACCGGCTGAAGCACATTGCGATCTATGTCAGCCTGTTCGCCATCGGCCATTCGACGACAATGCTGCTCGGCGTCTATTTCAACGTCGGAATAAACAGCTACATCATCGACGCGATCATTGGCCTCTCGGTCCTTTACAAGGCGCTCGACAACATGGGCGCGTTCCAGAGATGGCTCGGCTTCCAGCCGAACACCAAGGTCGCGACGCTCATCTTCGGCCTGTTCCATGGCTTTGGCCTGTCGACCAAGATCCTCGAATACAGCATCTCCCCGGACGGCCTCGTCCCGAACCTCCTCGCGTTCAATGTCGGCGTCGAGATCGGGCAGCTCACCGCCCTGGCTACGATCTTGATCGTGATGGGCTTCTGGCGTCGCACCAACAGCTTCTGGCGCAATGCCTACGCCGCCAACACCGTCATGCTCACCGCCGGGTTCGTGCTGATCGGTTATCAGCTCACCGGCTACTTCATCTCGCAGGTTTGA
- a CDS encoding transmembrane anchor protein, which yields MYNTDIPTRAELPTSAQLLRSTAIAFVAAAGILVTIVLPAEYAIDPTGVGRMLKLTEMGEIKAQLAEEAQRDRQKDSTGSIEQSNRPASDQRSSLFGSALAALLVSPAHASERLVVAQAAGRKEETVITLKPSEGVEYKLTMKAGAKVNFSWATDGGVVNYDMHGTPAGGGKEKSYKQGRGAAGDEGVLTAEGDGGHGWFWRNRGAKDVTITLKTNGAYVEIKRMI from the coding sequence ATGTACAACACCGATATTCCGACCCGCGCGGAACTGCCGACCTCGGCGCAGCTCCTGCGTTCCACTGCCATCGCCTTTGTCGCCGCGGCTGGCATCCTCGTCACCATCGTGCTCCCGGCCGAGTATGCTATCGACCCGACCGGGGTCGGCCGCATGCTCAAGTTGACCGAGATGGGCGAGATCAAGGCTCAACTCGCAGAGGAAGCCCAGCGCGATCGCCAGAAGGATTCGACGGGCTCCATCGAGCAATCCAACCGTCCGGCCTCGGATCAGCGTTCCAGCCTGTTCGGCAGTGCGCTCGCGGCCCTTCTCGTCTCACCCGCCCATGCGAGCGAGCGGCTGGTTGTCGCCCAGGCTGCCGGACGCAAAGAGGAGACGGTCATCACCCTGAAGCCGAGCGAAGGCGTTGAATACAAGCTGACGATGAAGGCGGGCGCCAAAGTGAACTTTTCTTGGGCCACCGACGGCGGCGTCGTGAACTACGACATGCACGGCACCCCGGCCGGGGGCGGCAAAGAAAAAAGTTACAAGCAGGGCCGCGGCGCCGCTGGCGACGAAGGCGTTCTGACCGCCGAAGGCGACGGAGGCCACGGCTGGTTCTGGCGCAATCGTGGCGCTAAGGACGTGACGATCACGCTGAAAACCAACGGCGCTTATGTCGAAATCAAACGAATGATCTAA
- a CDS encoding PhnD/SsuA/transferrin family substrate-binding protein — translation MLRAQQPFRFGLTPVFLTSDLELLEALQRYLSTAMNMEVQLVLKRTYQEITSQLISGLLDAAWICGFPFVAYRRELELVAVPVWRGKPTYQSYLLVGADRDASSIADLRGDIHAFSDPDSNSGYLVTRALLAERRAKPQDFFRRTFFTYGHRNVVRAVAAGLAQSGSVDGYVWEVMTETEPELTRQTRPAWRSAWMGFPPIATSTPNVRSDGIARLRRALIEMPADQTGRDVLALLRLDGFTPGEPALFDSIAARVDLVRALG, via the coding sequence GTGCTCCGAGCTCAACAACCATTCCGCTTCGGCCTGACACCGGTGTTTCTGACCTCCGATCTCGAACTGCTCGAAGCGCTGCAGCGGTATCTCTCGACCGCCATGAACATGGAGGTCCAGCTTGTTTTGAAGCGGACCTATCAGGAGATTACGTCGCAGCTGATCTCAGGGCTGCTCGACGCCGCCTGGATCTGCGGGTTTCCCTTCGTGGCCTATCGTCGTGAGCTCGAACTGGTGGCTGTCCCCGTCTGGCGCGGCAAACCGACCTATCAGTCCTATCTTCTTGTTGGTGCTGATCGCGATGCGAGCTCGATCGCCGATCTACGCGGAGACATTCACGCGTTCTCTGACCCAGACTCCAACTCGGGATATCTCGTGACACGGGCATTGTTGGCGGAGCGTAGAGCCAAGCCCCAGGATTTCTTTCGGCGAACCTTCTTCACGTACGGGCATCGAAACGTTGTTCGCGCGGTAGCCGCGGGCCTGGCTCAATCGGGTAGCGTGGATGGATACGTCTGGGAGGTGATGACGGAGACCGAGCCGGAGCTGACACGGCAAACTAGGCCTGCCTGGCGCTCTGCCTGGATGGGCTTCCCGCCCATCGCGACGTCCACCCCGAACGTCAGGAGTGACGGGATTGCGCGCCTGCGGCGGGCATTGATCGAAATGCCAGCTGATCAGACGGGTCGGGACGTTTTGGCTCTTCTGAGGCTCGATGGTTTCACGCCTGGGGAGCCTGCGCTTTTCGACAGCATCGCGGCCCGCGTGGATTTGGTGAGGGCACTCGGATGA